One Calditrichia bacterium DNA window includes the following coding sequences:
- a CDS encoding response regulator → MKILILEDEKTIRNALRFALKKAGHDVQEYENPLKAAEMFDKTRFDLLIVDLMLPHLPGYEFISMLQSRRQLVPTIVLTSHPETARELIDFEALNDIRLEIISKDLPFRTIIERIQHFLMPIYTK, encoded by the coding sequence ATGAAAATTCTGATTCTCGAAGATGAAAAAACCATCCGGAATGCGTTGCGGTTCGCGTTGAAAAAAGCGGGCCACGATGTGCAGGAATACGAAAATCCGCTGAAAGCCGCAGAAATGTTCGATAAAACCCGTTTCGATTTGCTGATTGTTGATTTGATGCTGCCGCACCTGCCGGGCTACGAATTTATCAGCATGCTGCAATCGCGGCGACAACTAGTGCCAACCATAGTGCTCACATCGCATCCCGAAACCGCGCGTGAGCTGATCGATTTTGAAGCGCTGAACGATATCAGGCTCGAAATTATTTCTAAAGACTTGCCATTTCGAACCATTATTGAGCGAATTCAACATTTTTTGATGCCAATTTATACCAAATAA